A window of the Vigna angularis cultivar LongXiaoDou No.4 chromosome 3, ASM1680809v1, whole genome shotgun sequence genome harbors these coding sequences:
- the LOC108326086 gene encoding uncharacterized protein LOC108326086, which translates to MLEGHQLLGFGFFVVGLWHFFNHVKLHALSYKSYTSTLWFPTTISRYLELHFIMASCTIFIAMELFIAPIHHQPFDVDGTIPSTHLHNFEHSSMAMAFLVYAIFAIVLDRKCSKAQNELTHLLGAIAFTQQFLLIHLHSRDHMGPEGQYHFLLQLLILISLATTLMGIGRPKSFLVCFVRSVSIVFQGVWLMIMGFLLWTPGFQAKGCFMHLEESDEYVVRCSDDESLHRAISLVNIQFSFLLIVVTVFAMSFYLIIVRRYGEKVEYVSLIKEEHYRDEDGFVKHKGSIDNVENSMDVESQSPKKSKQEHI; encoded by the coding sequence ATGCTAGAGGGGCATCAACTTTTGGGGTTTGGCTTCTTTGTAGTTGGTTTATGGCACTTCTTCAACCACGTCAAGCTCCATGCCCTTAGTTATAAGTCCTACACATCAACCCTATGGTTTCCCACCACAATATCCAGATACTTGGAGCTCCACTTCATCATGGCAAGCTGCACCATCTTTATTGCCATGGAGCTCTTCATTGCTCCCATTCATCACCAACCATTTGACGTTGATGGAACCATTCCCTCCACCCATCTCCACAACTTTGAACACTCTTCCATGGCCATGGCTTTCTTGGTGTATGCCATCTTTGCCATAGTTCTTGATAGAAAATGCAGCAAAGCTCAAAATGAGCTAACTCATTTGCTGGGAGCCATAGCTTTTACACAGCAATTTCTTCTTATCCACCTTCACTCTAGAGATCACATGGGACCAGAAGGCCAATACCACTTCTTGTTGCAACTTTTGATTCTTATTTCTTTGGCTACAACCCTCATGGGAATTGGCAGGCCTAAGAGCTTCTTGGTCTGCTTTGTACGTTCTGTGAGCATTGTCTTCCAAGGTGTGTGGCTTATGATCATGGGGTTCTTGCTTTGGACACCAGGATTTCAAGCCAAAGGTTGTTTCATGCACCTTGAAGAATCTGATGAATATGTGGTGAGATGCAGTGACGATGAGTCTCTTCATCGTGCTATCTCCTTGGTGAACATTCAATTCAGCTTCTTGTTGATTGTAGTCACCGTTTTCGCCATGTCTTTCTACTTGATTATTGTTAGAAGATATGGTGAAAAGGTGGAGTATGTTTCATTGATAAAGGAGGAACATTACCGTGACGAAGATGGATTTGTGAAACATAAGGGCTCTATAGACAACGTTGAAAATAGCATGGACGTTGAATCCCAATCTCCAAAGAAAAGCAAGCAAGAGCATATTTAA